One Anopheles marshallii chromosome 3, idAnoMarsDA_429_01, whole genome shotgun sequence genomic region harbors:
- the LOC128715586 gene encoding sodium channel protein 60E-like isoform X2: MATILFNCIFLAMSETIEEAEYIFLAIYTSEMIIKMIAKGFILNKYTYLRNPWNWLDFVVITSGYATIALDVGNLAGLRTFRVLRALKTVSIMPGLKTIINALLHSFKQLAEVMTLTIFCLMVFALFALQVYMGELRNKCVKNLPSDWTNVTHEEWHMWVNDTQNWISDEEDMPMLCGNLTGARHCPPEYTCLCIGENPNHGYTNFDNFMWSMLTTFQLITLDYWENVYNMVLATCGPMSVSFFTVVVFFGSFYLINLMLAVVALSYEEEAEITQEERRKDLIDHRDDSTFSFDPASLNVKQLSKQQRKKIDARKGVLLASYSRKKTRRRKKGKEGNGNNHSKSRSVTPSPTPSPRHSIVRPQALAVQRTKGILTVGPPVQQQPQPQQQPQPQLQQQQQQAQQPQQQQQQNNNTLHPLGPNYRGQLLLSSRQGSSNASEGGVNRESSLDDSGVVDDHEEQDVTGDPGEQHHKLHGHPVHPMSQLAQQQPPPSVVQQPLPQSQLSLPLQQREVTPVTLALSPREVRIIKCNGNLAKLKQQNVYGLHPEYLSQIVVLDDLPDRNCDSCVQCCIDYEGWLQFQNCLYKIVKDPLFELGITLCIVLNTMFLALEHHGMNANVRDALDIGNKVFTSIFTLECILKVMALSKDFFLCGWNIFDLIIVSVSLLDLIFELIEGLTVLRGLRLLRVLKLAQSWTTMKVLLSIIISTIGALGNLTFVLVIVIYIFAVIGMQLFSKDYTPDKFAPDPVPRWNFNDFFHSFMMIFRILCGEWIEPLWDCMRAEEEEGASSCFAIFLPALVMGNFMVLNLFLALLLNSFNSEELKSKKESFEQEVGEDSKLARSFERIRSIVRKKRNANKEKNDNYANTKLEQLVNEIVIKQREEKKKHKQTTLEMQPLPSSQTLPASDLQSAPLQQQQKYMSLPKELVPPVDYRIPGGPIYSQSYQVEDQPQVVESLNRPVSGSDFCYDIPLKDRPLRTISGSQETVSQMDDQALPRDDNHQQQSAHPGVPPKQQQISEVERKILHQMSSGFGTQQSKDEPGPIMAGESGEMRSFPPLPTSEFDPNDRSIHIADTAQPYDEAYLQYQKSLLNRSPSYRKSLDKISSKTSSASSSLANSLAAKCHSPLVQEVLNAGSTYLRNSNISLIQTPTPVVSRREDNHFLVADRTSQAPSLGPSVTQSPLMGGSGGSGVASAHQRSPSTSSSLRKAIAAANRLSDHSLNTLSIDHDELINQMNLKDELLNCEQKELFQFLNDEIDGSNNYFSETVGFSSAIVDADTESLLLNSRKDDVIYSPDRKISNGSLKSNLSSISNSIFQALECRRGGSISSSNVDNNKAHVHYPGTARPTIAIDNGSLQSRRDSEDKEPLVKTSEFDEIIHSFETELKSLKSLSLGRSQSQTDQGSPERERRNSDSCPVRPPILEEVVKLRRPKSKSSTVCNYRGEGTGPVTAGVHGSGGGGNRSSGSSNGSGGTDQSDGSAQQRSEASKRRSLEKQRNITDEEFNMGFEIKKLCDQLQAPFAPSGTVSNEHSPQSANGVNLGTGNISTIPIVFRRKNDFHSSFDRIKRLSLIERVEESKDEEEHQAQPLPKVSSEKLPRKNLSKDRLETLSLKSSYSVENTNQALMEGTRQLGISIQEFQRTIGQEAGSIPTGPDGATGEQAAEKKPPLKKTVTYGDTSRQDSSQHVTPKRTPYKSYDSDAPLNLAGKPWHCLVSYVDDITVGGRRNSQGVYEDPMAFPSFGRRKAPKIPQDCFPQKCYEKCKCWDTCLKTEFGQRWYRFRQFILQYVDTPAFEWFVLVLIFASSITLCFEDIHLDKNKDLKRILYWTNLVFCLIFIIEMFLKWIALGFTKYFSSFWTILDFVIVFVSVFSLLIEENENLKVLRSLRTLRALRPLRAISRWQGMRIVVNALMYAIPSIFNVLLVCLVFWLIFSIMGVQFFGGKFFKCVDEDGDLLPIHIVNDKWQCYALNYSWVNSKITFDHVGMGYLALFQVATFEGWMEVMADAVDARGVDLQPQREANLYAYLYFVIFIVCGSFFTLNLFIGVIIDNFNMLKKKYEGGVLEMFLTESQKHYYTAMKKLGRKKPQKVIKRPINQFLAMFYDLSNSRRFEIAIFVLIFLNMLTMGIEHYDQPHAVFFVLEVSNAFFTTVFGLEAIVKIVGLRYHYFTVPWNVFDFLLVLASIFGILMEDIMIDLPISPTLLRVVRVFRIGRILRLIKAAKGIRKLLFALVVSLPALFNIGALLALITFIYAIIGMSLFGHVRQQGALDDMVNFETFGRSMQLLFRLMTSAGWNDVLESLMIQPPDCELALDFSINGDCGHPLLAITYFTSFIIISYMIVINMYIAIILENFNQAHQEEEIGIVEDDLEMFYIRWSKYDPHAGQFIHFNQLSDFIASLDPPLGIPKPNTVALVSFNLPISKGNKIHCLDILHALVKHVLGHVEETDNFKQLQDQMDQKFKKQFPTRKELEIVSSTRIWKRQEKAAKTIQMAFRDYVRLKRERERSPMSLDEDNTQTSSPGGWQSKLSALNFLHLQVHRRGTATSSRASSRKSSRASDASDLSELAGPWLNLPLMLVSGTSDMVKDVKQQHSNGLEMKDAPDVKGQRRKSFYNFPFFLRHQDAVEETSTSSPQPQKRPLKDSDTNLSLTASLEKVPVPPPTTPKSKRATSFVKKKPPLERGFSAQSALRLNRNAVVPDDTLSTSAADVSILVTEPSPDVPAVPAPGETLVHVLVHRESEEYQSELDEKGEPKVKEPRDPSRASDIKLSPGTNVDYQILGGLEGEPRPVVTICVESPMESPDQDGTNATTTGTVAIPIDPEPIDVNLPRDTSNIFYDYDDQSTRVPAAVAVSGEGADLNKIEYDPAGGTVTVEITNELECKAGRASGSAGDRYDEQRDRPSSITDQDLSEGSSS; encoded by the exons ATGGCCACCATTCTGTTCAACTGCATCTTCCTAGCGATGTCGGAAACGATCGAGGAAGCAGA GTATATATTTTTAGCAATTTACACATCCGAGATGATAATCAAAATGATAGCGAAGGGGTTTATACTAAATAAGTATACATATTTACGCAATCCATGGAACTGGCTGGATTTTGTAGTGATAACCAGCGGTTACGCAACGATAGCCTTAGATGTCGGCAATCTGGCCGGCTTGCGAACGTTTCGTGTCCTGCGAGCGCTCAAGACGGTCTCAATAATGCCCG GTTTGAAAACTATCATCAACGCGCTGCTACATTCCTTCAAGCAGCTAGCGGAGGTCATGACGTTGACCATCTTCTGCCTGATGGTGTTCGCTTTGTTCGCTCTGCAG GTGTATATGGGCGAGCTGCGAAACAAGTGTGTCAAAAATCTTCCAAGCGACTGGACGAACGTTACCCACGAGGAATGGCACAT GTGGGTAAATGATACGCAGAATTGGATCTCTGACGAGGAAGATATGCCGATGCTGTGCGGAAATCTGACTGGAGCACGCCATTGTCCACCAG AGTACACGTGCCTCTGCATTGGAGAGAATCCTAACCACGGCTACACGAACTTCGACAACTTCATGTGGTCGATGCTGACCACCTTCCAGCTGATCACGCTCGACTACTGGGAGAATGTATATAATATG GTCCTGGCAACGTGCGGCCCTATGAGCGTGTCATTTTTTacggtggttgtgttttttggttCCTTCTACTTGATTAATCTGATGCTGGCCGTCGTGGCGTTGAGCTACGAAGAGGAAGCCGAGATCACGCAGGAG GAACGGCGCAAGGATCTGATTGATCATCGAGACGATTCGACGTTCAGCTTCGATCCCGCCAGTCTCAATGTGAAGCAGCTCAGCAAGCAGCAACGTAAAAAGATTGACGCACGGAAGGGCGTTCTGCTCGCGTCCTACTCGCGCAAAAAGACTCGCCGAAGGAAAAAGGGCAAGGAGGGCAACGGGAACAATCAT AGTAAGAGCCGCTCGGTAACGCCAAGTCCGACTCCCAGCCCACGGCACAGCATTGTGCGGCCCCAGGCGTTGGCGGTACAAAGGACAAAGGGCATCCTAACGGTGGGACCTCCCGTTCAGCAGCAACCccagccacagcagcaaccCCAACCccagctgcaacagcagcaacagcaagctCAACagccacagcaacagcagcagcaaaataataacacgTTACATCCTTTGG GACCTAACTATCGGGGTCAGCTATTACTGTCCAGCCGGCAGGGAAGTTCGAATGCGAGCGAAGGAGGCGTTAACCGGGAGTCATCGCTGGATGATTCCGGCGTGGTGGACGATCACGAGGAACAGGACGTGACCGGTGACCCGGGCGAGCAG CATCACAAGCTGCACGGGCATCCGGTACACCCGATGTCCCAGTTAGCGCAACAGCAACCTCCGCCTTCCGTGGTACAGCAACCGTTACCACAGTCCCAGCTATCGTTGCCGCTGCAGCAGCGGGAAGTGACGCCCGTCACGCTCGCACTGTCCCCGAGGGAGGTTAGGATAATAAAGTGTAACGGGAATCTGGCGAAACTCAAGCAGCAGAACGTGTACGGTCTCCATCCGGAGTACTTATCTCAAATTGTTGTACTAG ACGATCTTCCTGATAGAAATTGTGATAGCTGTGTTCAATGTTGCATCGATTACGAGGGATGGTTGCagtttcaaaattgtttatataaG ATTGTTAAAGATCCGTTGTTTGAGCTAGGTATCACACtatgtattgttttaaatacaaTGTTTTTAGCACTAGAACACCACGGGATGAACGCAAACGTGCGCGATGCGTTGGATATTGGCAATAAG GTTTTTACATCCATTTTTACTCTAGAATGTATACTGAAGGTGATGGCACTGTCGAAGGATTTTTTCCTGTGCGGTTGGAACATATTCGATCTGATCATCGTCTCGGTTAGTCTGCTCGATCTGATCTTCGAGCTGATAGAGGGACTGACGGTGTTACGAGGTTTAAGATTG TTACGGGTACTGAAACTAGCACAATCATGGACCACAATGAAGGTCCTGCTAAGTATTATCATATCGACAATAGGTGCTTTAGGTAATCTTACCTTCGTGTTGGTGATTGTTATCTATATTTTTGCTGTTATCGGCATGCAGTTGTTCTCGAAGGATTACACTCCGGACAAGTTTGCACCGGACCCGGTGCCAAG ATGGAActtcaatgatttttttcactcgtttatgatgatttttcgTATTCTTTGCGGGGAGTGGATTGAGCCCCTGTGGGATTGCATGCGAGCAGAGGAGGAG GAAGGAGCATCGTCGTGTTTTGCCATCTTTCTACCGGCGTTGGTGATGGGCAACTTTATGGTACTGAACTTGTTCTTGGCCTTGTTGCTCAACAGCTTCAATTCGGAGGAGTTAAAGTCGAAAAAGGAG AGTTTCGAACAG GAAGTGGGCGAAGACTCCAAATTGGCGCGCAGCTTCGAGCGCATACGATCGATCGTGCGCAAGAAGCGTAACGCCAACAAGGAGAAGAATGACAACTACGCCAACACCAAGCTGGAACAGCTGGTCAACGAGATTGTGATCAAGCAGCGCgaggagaagaagaagcacaaacaaacgacgCTCGAGATGCAGCCGCTGCCGTCCTCGCAAACGCTTCCAGCGTCCGATCTGCAATCGGcaccgctgcagcagcagcaaaagtaCATGAGCCTGCCAAAGGAGCTGGTACCACCAGTCGACTACCGCATCCCGGGTGGACCAATCTATAGCCAAAGCTATCAGGTAGAGGATCAGCCTCAAGTTGTT GAATCGCTTAATCGGCCCGTGTCTGGATCGGATTTTTGTTACGACATTCCACTGAAGGATCGTCCACTGCGGACGATCTCCGGCAGTCAGGAGACGGTGTCCCAGATGGATGATCAAGCGTTACCGCGGGACGACAACCATCAGCAGCAATCGGCACACCCGGGCGTTCCgccaaaacagcagcaaatttCCGAGGTGGAGCGCAAGATTCTACATCAAATGTCTTCCGGTTTCGGCACGCAGCAGAGTAAGGACGAACCAGGGCCAATAATGGCGGGCGAGTCCGGAGAAATGCGGAGCTTTCCACCATTACCAACTTCCGAGTTTGATccgaacgatcgatcgatacacATCGCCGACACAGCCCAGCCGTACGACGAAGCATACCTGCAGTATCAGAAGTCACTGCTGAACCGGTCCCCCAGCTACCGCAAGTCGCTGGACAAGATTTCGTCCAAGACGTCCAGTGCCAGCTCGTCACTTGCGAACTCGCTGGCTGCCAAATGTCACTCTCCGCTCGTGCAGGAGGTACTGAACGCCGGCTCGACGTATCTAAGGAACAGCAACATCTCGCTCATACAAACGCCAACGCCCGTAGTGTCTAGACGTGAGgataatcattttttagtaGCCGATAGAACCAGCCAGGCGCCCTCGCTCGGGCCCTCGGTCACGCAGTCACCGCTGATGGGTGGCAGTGGGGGTAGTGGAGTTGCGTCCGCCCATCAACGATCACCGAGCACGAGCAGCAGCCTGCGGAAGGCGATCGCCGCAGCAAACCGCCTATCGGATCACTCGCTCAACACGCTCTCGATCGACCACGATGAGCTGATCAATCAGATGAATCTGAAGGACGAGTTGCTAAACTGTGAGCAGAAGGAACTGTTTCAATTTCTGAACGATGAGATCGATGGCAGCAATAACTATTTTAGCGAAACGGTCGGGTTCAGCAGTGCAATTGTTGATGCGGACACGGAGAGCTTGCTGCTGAATTCGCGCAAAGACGATGTGATCTACTCGCCCGATCGAAAGATCTCGAACGGGAGTCTGAAGTCAAACTTGAGCAGTATCTCGAACTCCATCTTCCAGGCCTTGGAGTGCCGGCGTGGGGGTAGTATCAGTAGCTCTAATGTGGACAATAATAAGGCTCATGTTCACTATCCAGGCACGGCGCGTCcaacgatcgcgatcgacAATGGGAGTCTGCAGTCGCGCAGGGACAGCGAAGACAAGGAACCACTGGTGAAAACGTCCGAGTTTGACGAAATCATTCATAGTTTCGAGACGGAGCTAAAGAGCTTGAAGTCCTTGTCGCTGGGACGTAGCCAGTCGCAAACGGATCAAGGATCGCCGGAGCGTGAGCGTCGCAACTCCGATAGTTGTCCGGTAAGGCCACCAATACTCGAGGAAGTGGTAAAGCTTCGCAGGCCTAAATCCAAATCGAGCACCGTGTGCAACTATCGCGGCGAAGGCACCGGTCCAGTTACGGCGGGTGTGCATGggtctggtggtggtggtaatcgTAGTAGCGGAAGTAGTAATGGTAGTGGAGGCACCGATCAATCTGACGGAAGTGCACAGCAGCGCAGTGAGGCTTCAAAGAGGCGCAGCCTGGAGAAGCAGCGCAACATCACGGACGAGGAGTTCAACATGGGGTttgaaataaagaaactatgCGATCAGCTTCAGGCACCGTTTGCGCCGAGCGGAACCGTGTCCAACGAGCACAGCCCACAAAGTGCGAACGGGGTAAACTTGGGGACCGGGAACATCAGCACGATCCCGATCGTGTTTCGGCGCAAGAACGATTTTCACAGTAGCTTCGATCGTATCAAGCGCTTAAGTTTGATCGAGCGCGTGGAGGAGTCGAAAGACGAGGAGGAACATCAAGCACAACCACTACCGAAGGTATCGAGTGAGAAGCTACCGCGAAAGAATCTCTCCAAGGATCGGTTGGAAACTCTGTCGCTCAAAAGTAGCTACAGTGTGGAAAATACGAATCAGGCACTAATGGAAGGTACCCGACAGCTCGGAATCAGCATTCAGGAGTTTCAGCGAACGATCGGTCAAGAGGCGGGATCGATTCCTACCGGACCGGATGGTGCGACGGGTGAGCAGGCAGCCGAGAAGAAACCACCGTTGAAGAAAACGGTGACATATGGCGATACTTCTAGGCAGGATAGCTCGCAGCACGTAACACCCAAGCGAACGCCTTACAAATCGTACGACTCGGATGCCCCAC TGAATCTAGCGGGAAAGCCTTGGCACTGTCTGGTTTCTTACGTGGACGACATCACCGTCGGTGGTCGTCGGAACTCGCAAGGGGTCTACGAGGATCCAATGGCTTTCCCCAGTTTCGGGCGGCGTAAGGCACCGAAAATTCCGCAAGATTGCTTTCCCCAAAAGTGCTACGAAAA GTGCAAGTGTTGGGACACCTGTCTCAAGACCGAGTTCGGGCAGCGGTGGTATCGATTTCGGCAGTTCATCCTGCAGTACGTCGACACGCCCGCGTTCGAATGGTTTGTGCTAGTACTGATCTTCGCCTCCAGCATAACGCTCTGCTTTGAGGACATCCACCTGGACAAGAACAAGGACCTGAAGCGTATACTCTACTGGACGAATCTCGTCTTCTGCTTGATCTTCATCATCGAAATGTTCTTGAAGTGGATCGCGCTGGGGTTTACCAAATATTTCTCCAGCTTCTGGACGATCCTGGACTTTGTGATCGTATTC GTGTCCGTATTTTCGCTGCTGATCGAAGAGAACGAAAACTTGAAGGTACTACGCTCGCTAAGAACGCTACGGGCGCTAAGGCCCCTGCGTGCGATCTCCCGCTGGCAGGGCATGAGAATAGTAGTGAATGCATTGATGTATGCGATACCGTCCATCTTCAATGTACTCCTAGTATGTCTCGTCTTTTGGCTGATCTTCTCGATCATGGGCGTGCAGTTTTTTGGCGGGAAGTTCTTCAAGTGCGTCGACGAAGATGGCGATCTTCTGCCCATTCAC ATCGTCAATGACAAGTGGCAATGCTACGCGCTCAATTACAGCTGGGTAAATTCGAAGATCACCTTCGATCACGTCGGGATGGGTTATTTAGCGTTGTTTCAAGTT GCTACATTCGAAGGATGGATGGAAGTTATGGCAGACGCGGTTGATGCCCGTGGTGTCGATTTGCAACCGCAGCGGGAAGCAAATCTGTACGCCTATCTGTATTTTGTAATATTCATCGTATGTGGTTCCTTCTTCACGTTGAATCTCTTCATCGGAGTGATCATCGACAATTTCAACATGTTGAAGAAAAAGTATGAAGGTGGTGTGCTGGAGATGTTCCTCACCGAATCCCAAAAGCATTACTACACGGCAATGAAGAAGTTGGGCCGCAAAAAGCCACAGAAGGTAATCAAACGTCCGATCAATCAGTTCCTAGCGATGTTCTACGATCTCTCCAACTCGCGGCG CTTCGAAATAGCCATATTTGtgctgatttttttaaacatgctcACCATGGGCATCGAGCATTACGATCAACCGCATGCAGTATTTTTCGTACTAGAGGTGAGCAACGCCTTTTTTACGACCGTGTTCGGGCTGGAAGCGATCGTGAAGATCGTTGGATTACGCTATCACTACTTCACCGTACCATGGAACGTGTTTGACTTTCTGCTCGTGCTTGCATCGATCTTCGGAATTCTAATGGAGGATATCATGATCGATTTGCCCATCTCTCCAACATTATTACGCGTCGTTCGTGTGTTCCGTATTGGACGAATTCTACGATTAATTAAG GCCGCTAAAGGTATTCGCAAGCTTTTGTTCGCTCTGGTAGTCTCTCTACCGGCGCTCTTCAACATCGGTGCCTTGTTGGCACTGATCACGTTCATCTACGCCATCATTGGCATGTCACTGTTTGGACATGTGCGGCAGCAGGGAGCACTGGACGATATGGTCAACTTCGAAACGTTCGGGCGCAGTATGCAGCTTCTCTTTCGACTGATGACATCTGCCGGATGGAATGATGTGCTGGAGTCGCTCATGATTCAACCGCCCGATTGTGAACTGGCGCTGGATTTCTCAATCAACGGCGATTGTGGTCACCCGCTGCTGGCCATCACCTACTTTACgagcttcatcatcatcagctacATGATCGTGATCAACATGTACATCGCTATCATTCTGGAGAACTTCAATCAGGCGCATCAGGAGGAGGAGATCGGCATCGTCGAAGATGATTTGGAGATGTTCTATATCCGCTGGTCGAAGTACGATCCACACGCTGGCCAGTTCATCCACTTCAATCAGCTGTCGGATTTCATTGCTTCGCTCGATCCTCCGCTTGGTATCCCGAAACCAAATACGGTTGCATTGGTTTCCTTCAATTTGCCCATTTCCAAGGGCAACAAGATCCATTGTCTGGATATTCTGCATGCTCTGGTCAAACACGTACTGGGCCACGTGGAGGAAACGGACAACTTCAAGCAGCTCCAGGATCAGATGGATCAAAAGTTCAAGAAACAATTCCCGACGAGGAAGGAGCTCGAGATTGTGTCGTCTACGCGGATTTGGAAACGTCAGGAAAAAGCGGCCAAAACTATTCAGATGGCATTTCGCGATTATGTGAG GTTGAAGCGTGAACGAGAACGCTCTCCGATGTCACTGGACGAAGATAACACGCAAACTTCTAGCCCAGGAGGATGGCAGAGCAAGCTGTCCGCGTTGAACTTCTTGCACCTGCAGGTCCACCGGCGGGGAACTGCCACGTCGagccgtgcctcgtctcgcaaATCATCCCGAGCATCGGACGCTTCCGATTTGAGTGAGCTGGCGGGTCCATGGCTCAATCTACCGCTAATGCTGGTATCCGGCACAAGCGATATGGTAAAGGATGTCAAGCAGCAACATTCGAACGGACTTGAGATGAA GGACGCACCGGATGTGAAGGGACAGCGTCGCAAATCGTTCTACAACTTCCCCTTCTTCCTGCGGCACCAGGACGCCGTCGAGGAAACGTCTACCTCATCACCGCAGCCTCAGAAGCGGCCACTAAAGGACAGTGACACAAATCTGTCGCTTACCGCATCACTCGAGAAGGTACCGGTCCCCCCTCCAACGACGCCAAAGTCGAAGCGTGCCACAAGCTTCGTGAAGAAAAAGCCTCCGTTGGAACGCGGATTTTCCGCCCAGAGTGCTTTGCGCCTGAATCGCAATGCGGTAGTGC CGGATGACACACTGTCGACATCGGCTGCTGACGTGAGTATACTCGTGACGGAACCATCACCGGATGTTCCGGCTGTACCAGCACCGGGGGAAACACTCGTCCATGTGCTGGTGCACCGGGAAAGCGAAGAATATCAATCAGAACTAGACGAGAAAG GCGAACCCAAAGTCAAAGAACCGCGCGATCCATCCCGTGCAAGTGACATCAAACTTTCACCCGGCACGAACGTTGACTATCAAATTCTAGGTGGGCTGGAAGGGGAACCGCGCCCCGTCGTGACGATCTGCGTGGAAAGCCCGATGGAGTCGCCGGATCAGGATGGTACGAATGCAACCACCACCGGTACGGTTGCGATACCGATCGATCCGGAACCGATCGATGTGAATCTGCCCCGCGATACGAGCAACATATTCTACGACTACGACGATCAATCGACGCGAGTTCCGGCCGCTGTTGCAGTATCCGGCGAGGGTGCCGATTTGAACAAAATCGAGTACGATCCGGCTGGTGGTACCGTGACGGTTGAGATTACGAATGAGCTGGAATGTAAGGCCGGCCGAGCGTCCGGCTCTGCCGGCGACCGGTATGACGAACAGCGAGACCGGCCATCTAGCATCACCGACCAGGATCTTTCTGAAGGTTCGTCGAGCTGA